The Channa argus isolate prfri chromosome 13, Channa argus male v1.0, whole genome shotgun sequence DNA window GCTTATTCCTCATATCTCAGCAGGGTCAGCAGACATTACATGTATTTAAACATTCTCTGCCACTAGCTTCACCCTGACttgaatgaatatttattatatgACCCTAATCTATTAGTTTAGCTGAAACatgtaataatattaaactACTGACATGAAACCACAATCAAAACACATTAGATAAGTGGACATACCTGAGTGCCCAAGCCTCTGCCCAGTGTGCCAGAGCATTGGCTGAAATCATTGTTCCTGCGCTGTGGAGGGGCCTCCAATAGGCTCACCAGGCAGTCTAAGTTATCAAGGCTCCGATTAGTCGACAGCTCTTTCAGGGACGGCAGGGAGCTGTGAAAGTGAATATGATAATCAGCTTCTCTGAAGTCAGATACTAAAATACGGGAGTGTTGTGTTTAATTGATTATATCTAGGAGAAACTTTAAATTACACTCCAAAAAGTTCCCCAgggtattttaaaattaaacacaatttaGATTTGTGGAGAGTGATATGTGCTGGGGTTTCAAATAGCAGCACAGAGGAAACAAcaatttatcacatttattttttgattgatCTCAGAAGTTCATGGATAGTTTCCTCTGGTCTGTCTTTCCCTTGTGACACCTGGTGTTAGTGAAAATGTACGTGCACTATGAGGCAGGTTTTGGTGCAGTGATTTCCATGGAAAAACTGCATGTTGTGAAATCAGGGCTTGGAGTAGCAGGTAAGTGTAAAGTGCTAACACACCACTCAGGTTGCCTTAAAGGTAAGAGATGGAACAAGGGGCAGAGAGGAACCATATTGTGAAGGTTAGGCAAACAAAGGTAGGTAGTGGTGGCAGGGCAAATGAGGGTGGGTGAACGGCCACACTGCCTGCCTATGGGTGACACTGACCTCAGATGCTGCATAGAGCATGCACTTTGCAGAGGAGACCACAGAAAATCCTCCCGCATGAGAGCGTAGCAACGAGGCCTGTCCGTGTGGATGTAGGGGTAAAACACATGGCAAAATTTCACCTTCTATTGCTTTTATAGCAAATAAAGATAATACTGCATGGCGTTTCTTGTCCCCTCTCGTTAAGCTGGACCTCTACCTCCATGTTTAGCTTCTGTTGACTTGTTTTTACTAAGTGTAGCTGCAGATTCAATTATTTGTGACAAgatgctgccacctgctgtcTACCTATGGGGACACAAGAAAAATAATTCTTTCCACAGTTCTAACAACAAAAACCCCTtcagttccttttttttctgtttgaatggATGTAGAGTAAAAGCACAAGCTCAACTGTGGTTAGACAATGAGTATTACAATCAAGGTCACAATTCTAGTATGATGAAATTGAATATGTTGTGGAACTCACTTGCGTGGAGGAGGTGGCGGCTGTTGCTCACTCAGGGAGTGCTGGGTGGCCTTCAGGTAGCTCTGGCGACGAGCTGCACTTTTAGGGGAAGGTTTGGGACTTCCCTCTGAGTCCTCACTGTCTTCTAAGTCCCCCATGGCTTTCACATAGCTGCCACTGCGCATCCTTCGACAGGGGATCTCAGTCCCTTTGGCCCGGCCGCGACCTATAGTTCCTGCCCCATCCCCCAGCGGAACCTGGATTGTGAAAACATACATGCTATATTTACATTCATACCATACACATCAATGCACATGTTTCAGCTGCAGCCCTTAGACACGGTTTGCACTTTATGGTTTATATGTGATTCAAAAGGCAAATATTAAGTGTGATCCTGGGCATATAGCAGCAGtgtgcttaaaaaaagaaaatatgactGGAATGTAAGTCATGGTTTGTGGGAAAACGTATAAACAATAAGCTTAAACAATATATGAACAGAGTAAGGCTCAGTCTAAATAAATGATCAGGCAAAGCAGAAATCGTGTGGCATGGCTCAAAATTGAAACCTTATAGGAAAGATATCAATTCACGTACAAATGTACAAAGAATGTGGATGAAGATGAATACTCACTGGCCCTCCTACCTGAAGGAACTGTTGTGCCAAGTCTTGGTGACATGACTTTGATTTAAGCAGGGTCCTGTTGACTGTAGCAGAGCCCTTCTGTAACACTTGCCTGGCCTGGCTGAGGGTAAGGGTGGACCAGGAACCCCTCTTCATCAGTGTATCATCCTTGCTTTCCCTTGttcttccttcctcttccttAGAGCCTACCTGTGTCACTGGGCATGCTAGGAACTTGAGGTCACTGCTGCTTTTCGAGGTCTTGAGAGAATGTGCAGAAATGGTGTTGTAGCCCTGTGGAATATGTCTGGGAGCAGCCTGGCTATCCGACACTGCTCTGCCAAGAGTCATCATACTCAGTGGGTTGCGGTAACCTACAGCAATAGTGCCAGCTTTGGTAGTGTCAGTATCAAGGGCATCATCTGAGCTCCAGAGGCCCAACGCATTGGGCCTAGATCTCGTCTTTGGCCCCTCTGTTTTAGCCCTGTCTTTACTTTTGCTCCTGCGGGTTGGTCTCCCGCCGTTCTCACCAGTCCCTGGGGTGCCAGCCATTCCTCCAGCAGAGCGCCCATTTAAGCTCCCTTTAATTGCAGAGTTTTCCAGTGACTGGGATTTGGCAAATAGCTTCTGCACAGAATGCATCAGGTGACGTATGCGTCCTGGACTCTCACTGCGTTGCTTTGACATACGCCCTCTGTGAAACTGAAGAGTACTGAAGCCATCACGCTGCAGGGGCAGATGCCTCTCTAGCTGATCCAGTAGGTTGGAAGGTAACCGATTCATCTTTGCTGCCGCTGCAGAGGAGATGGTGGCTGATCCACTAGTGATCATAGGAGCACCAGTGAGGCCAAGACCCAAGCCCATACCCATAGACAGGGAGGTGGAAAGTGTACCTGCCCTGCTACCCTGCCCCACTCCGCCGCCACCAGCCATACACCCCTGTGAGCAGTCAACCTGGTCAGTCTGGGAAGTGAAATGCAGTCGAGGGAATGTGCTGCTGTTGCACATCTGGCTGAAAGGCAGCAGACAGTCAGGGGTCAGGGCGGTGGGGCTCGTGGGAGAGCACTGGTGGAGAAGGGGATCCAGAGTGCCATAGTGGTTTATGGTGGGGCTCAACAAAAATGAGCCATGAGTGTCAGAGGTCAAAGGACAGAGAGGCTTCTGTGGACATCCCGCTGGTTCACACGAGTCAGACAGATGACGACTGCGGTTGGCTCCTAACCCTTTCATGGTGGCTGAGGTGTTGTCCTTAGAACATGACTCCAATCAGAATGGGTCTACAGACCTGAGGGATTCATTCTGCAAcatagaaagacagagacaacaaTCTTGTGAACACGCACGTTTCTGACTGGTGCTGCCGTTATTGTGCAAGCAGTGTGATAAACATATAAACAgttctgcattttcttttcatattttaggCAGTTTGGTTTAGACAAGTTATTTTAGTTCTCTGACGCATTTGTTTCTATTCTACTAGGTGATTCAGCTAGGAATGTTTAATAAAAGATGCCACTGAGCGTCCCTTTTTGTAGATTATAGTTACCAGTGCATAACAGCAATATAAACCCCAGAGGGAGAGTGCTGCACATCCATACTTAAAGCTAATGAACACATTAAAGTTAGAGCCCATTTAGAAGTGTTTTTCTTGCCACACCTTTGGATTTTCTGAATGGCAattagacaaacaaacaaaagaacagacATTATAGACTCTGTGTGGTGCATTTAATGGAGGCACCAGAACATAGATGTGTGACCGGACGAACAGAGCCATTGTGTGCACAGAAAGTTCCCACATAAGTTGCTTAACATAACAAACCACAAGGTGGAGCACCAGCAGCAAGAGCACAAGGGACAACAATTGATATGGGttccaacacacaaacacaccaccacattgttttgtagttttaaattacatttaagaaTGTATATGTCAATGTTGaactaaacaaaaactatttatttcTCCCTATTTATATTCTCCCTACTATTTCTTGTGCTTTGTGTGGTTAAAGTCAAACAGCTGAACAATCCATATAGATTTTCTTTGGCTTACAGTGTCCCTCACTCTGCcactaaacaaataataaaaatgaagccAGGAgggtgaaaataaaacagaaacagactgaATCCGCCCAACAATAACCCTTATAGAAAATGACAGACTATATAGTTAAGAGCATGGACTATTCTACCATAAGAAACTGGAGAGCCAGAGGCCCAGTCTAAGACTTCACAGTGATGGACGGCCTGGAGCTGCTTCAATGACAATGCATATGAGAACGATATTGTGCCTCATACATATACTCATAcagaaaatgtgctttatatCTAAGAAGCACTACTTGTTCCAAAGCAGGAAATGAACCCCCATTTCCACAAatcatttttgctgctttgccATCCTCTCGAATCTACTTACTGTGGATAAACTGTGACTCCGTTCCTTTCGAACCATGGGGAACAATAAATCTTCTCTAATGCTCTCTAAAACAGAAGACTTATGTGGCAAAGACAAATAACTCAAAGTTGTATTTCAGTAGCACCAATATTAGATCCaagcataaataaatactgtgttGAATCTGATAAACCTCAGCCCAACTGCCCTGTTATTATTTATAGACtatgtatgttttcattttgttttgtaggaCGAGCTCCTTGTTCTGGGAAGATTTTGCATAATCAATCATCAGAGAGCTGACAGAGTATGACAGCTCTTCTGTACTGTATAGCTAATGGTAGTTATTTCCCGCCACTTCTCAGGAataaagctaaagctaaaatgGCCTCCTATGAAACCAAAGAAAGACAGTTTTAAAATGCCCTTCATttggttttgtcatttattgtggATGATGTATCTTTATTATAAATGGTGGCCTGGCCAGGAGCATCTCCACAGTGGTCTGACTGTACTGATGTGTAAAGaacaaaacactaaagaaaCACAACCCTGAGCAACTGGGGAAAATAGATATTTGTCACATGCTCTTCTATCACAGGCTTACTAATTTTCGAAGCTCACTATGAACAGACA harbors:
- the dlgap4a gene encoding disks large-associated protein 4 isoform X3; amino-acid sequence: MKGLGANRSRHLSDSCEPAGCPQKPLCPLTSDTHGSFLLSPTINHYGTLDPLLHQCSPTSPTALTPDCLLPFSQMCNSSTFPRLHFTSQTDQVDCSQGCMAGGGGVGQGSRAGTLSTSLSMGMGLGLGLTGAPMITSGSATISSAAAAKMNRLPSNLLDQLERHLPLQRDGFSTLQFHRGRMSKQRSESPGRIRHLMHSVQKLFAKSQSLENSAIKGSLNGRSAGGMAGTPGTGENGGRPTRRSKSKDRAKTEGPKTRSRPNALGLWSSDDALDTDTTKAGTIAVGYRNPLSMMTLGRAVSDSQAAPRHIPQGYNTISAHSLKTSKSSSDLKFLACPVTQVGSKEEEGRTRESKDDTLMKRGSWSTLTLSQARQVLQKGSATVNRTLLKSKSCHQDLAQQFLQVPLGDGAGTIGRGRAKGTEIPCRRMRSGSYVKAMGDLEDSEDSEGSPKPSPKSAARRQSYLKATQHSLSEQQPPPPPRKPRCYALMREDFLWSPLQSACSMQHLSSLPSLKELSTNRSLDNLDCLVSLLEAPPQRRNNDFSQCSGTLGRGLGTQHVSMHTFFQVCGQGCGHSALYCEGESRAVGALDLPAPTCFRSRSHSYLRAIQAGCSQDEDTASVDSDSPPPTITGYSSSTTVSNKKAPPPVPPRNTSKPLISVTLQSSTESAQDTYLDQQDRGSEANSQSGRSNSSDSLCSIRTGTLAKGTQPSPAAVPAATSAPTASSVPPVPAPRDLPPTITVTTATSASIQSQNDTLSIGVSLEKAPTAPKRKLSSIGIQVDCLLPVAREEPLPLAATLKFQSVGVQVENGRPLSRDSSMASRQNTETEHQEPQDVAPTVNSTPNSTNSQTDNTTSPNGQDKAMEQQPLKQTSAPSRTPNSPPENLDPALDPSSLPPPDPSLETGNCSTHGDATQLGTPACLRDGNWFLKLLQAETGRMEGWCQQMEQETKDNKLSEEVLGTIRSAVGSAQLLISQKFEQFRGLCKENLNMNANPRPTAQDLAGFWDLLQLSIEDISMKFDELYQLKANNWQLPEKSEKKDENKHLPSSVPKKQSKPKLSVGKDRSVDSAGDKQRQEARKRLMAAKRAASVRQNSATESADSIEIYVPEAQTRL
- the dlgap4a gene encoding disks large-associated protein 4 isoform X1, with amino-acid sequence MKGLGANRSRHLSDSCEPAGCPQKPLCPLTSDTHGSFLLSPTINHYGTLDPLLHQCSPTSPTALTPDCLLPFSQMCNSSTFPRLHFTSQTDQVDCSQGCMAGGGGVGQGSRAGTLSTSLSMGMGLGLGLTGAPMITSGSATISSAAAAKMNRLPSNLLDQLERHLPLQRDGFSTLQFHRGRMSKQRSESPGRIRHLMHSVQKLFAKSQSLENSAIKGSLNGRSAGGMAGTPGTGENGGRPTRRSKSKDRAKTEGPKTRSRPNALGLWSSDDALDTDTTKAGTIAVGYRNPLSMMTLGRAVSDSQAAPRHIPQGYNTISAHSLKTSKSSSDLKFLACPVTQVGSKEEEGRTRESKDDTLMKRGSWSTLTLSQARQVLQKGSATVNRTLLKSKSCHQDLAQQFLQVGGPVPLGDGAGTIGRGRAKGTEIPCRRMRSGSYVKAMGDLEDSEDSEGSPKPSPKSAARRQSYLKATQHSLSEQQPPPPPRKPRCYALMREDFLWSPLQSACSMQHLSSLPSLKELSTNRSLDNLDCLVSLLEAPPQRRNNDFSQCSGTLGRGLGTQHVSMHTFFQVCGQGCGHSALYCEGESRAVGALDLPAPTCFRSRSHSYLRAIQAGCSQDEDTASVDSDSPPPTITGYSSSTTVSNKKAPPPVPPRNTSKPLISVTLQSSTESAQDTYLDQQDRGSEANSQSGRSNSSDSLCSIRTGTLAKGTQPSPAAVPAATSAPTASSVPPVPAPRDLPPTITVTTATSASIQSQNDTLSIGVSLEKAPTAPKRKLSSIGIQVDCLLPVAREEPLPLAATLKFQSVGVQVENGRPLSRDSSMASRQNTETEHQEPQDVAPTVNSTPNSTNSQTDNTTSPNGQDKAMEQQPLKQTSAPSRTPNSPPENLDPALDPSSLPPPDPSLETGNCSTHGDATQLGTPACLRDGNWFLKLLQAETGRMEGWCQQMEQETKDNKLSEEVLGTIRSAVGSAQLLISQKFEQFRGLCKENLNMNANPRPTAQDLAGFWDLLQLSIEDISMKFDELYQLKANNWQLPEKSEKKDENKHLPSSVPKKQSKPKLSVGKDRSVDSAGDKQRQEARKRLMAAKRAASVRQNSATESADSIEIYVPEAQTRL
- the dlgap4a gene encoding disks large-associated protein 4 isoform X2, with product MKGLGANRSRHLSDSCEPAGCPQKPLCPLTSDTHGSFLLSPTINHYGTLDPLLHQCSPTSPTALTPDCLLPFSQMCNSSTFPRLHFTSQTDQVDCSQGCMAGGGGVGQGSRAGTLSTSLSMGMGLGLGLTGAPMITSGSATISSAAAAKMNRLPSNLLDQLERHLPLQRDGFSTLQFHRGRMSKQRSESPGRIRHLMHSVQKLFAKSQSLENSAIKGSLNGRSAGGMAGTPGTGENGGRPTRRSKSKDRAKTEGPKTRSRPNALGLWSSDDALDTDTTKAGTIAVGYRNPLSMMTLGRAVSDSQAAPRHIPQGYNTISAHSLKTSKSSSDLKFLACPVTQVGSKEEEGRTRESKDDTLMKRGSWSTLTLSQARQVLQKGSATVNRTLLKSKSCHQDLAQQFLQVGGPVPLGDGAGTIGRGRAKGTEIPCRRMRSGSYVKAMGDLEDSEDSEGSPKPSPKSAARRQSYLKATQHSLSEQQPPPPPRKPRCYALMREDFLWSPLQSACSMQHLSSLPSLKELSTNRSLDNLDCLVSLLEAPPQRRNNDFSQCSGTLGRGLGTQHVSMHTFFQVCGQGCGHSALYCEGESRAVGALDLPAPTCFRSRSHSYLRAIQAGCSQDEDTASVDSDSPPPTITGYSSSTISNKKAPPPVPPRNTSKPLISVTLQSSTESAQDTYLDQQDRGSEANSQSGRSNSSDSLCSIRTGTLAKGTQPSPAAVPAATSAPTASSVPPVPAPRDLPPTITVTTATSASIQSQNDTLSIGVSLEKAPTAPKRKLSSIGIQVDCLLPVAREEPLPLAATLKFQSVGVQVENGRPLSRDSSMASRQNTETEHQEPQDVAPTVNSTPNSTNSQTDNTTSPNGQDKAMEQQPLKQTSAPSRTPNSPPENLDPALDPSSLPPPDPSLETGNCSTHGDATQLGTPACLRDGNWFLKLLQAETGRMEGWCQQMEQETKDNKLSEEVLGTIRSAVGSAQLLISQKFEQFRGLCKENLNMNANPRPTAQDLAGFWDLLQLSIEDISMKFDELYQLKANNWQLPEKSEKKDENKHLPSSVPKKQSKPKLSVGKDRSVDSAGDKQRQEARKRLMAAKRAASVRQNSATESADSIEIYVPEAQTRL
- the dlgap4a gene encoding disks large-associated protein 4 isoform X4, with the translated sequence MKGLGANRSRHLSDSCEPAGCPQKPLCPLTSDTHGSFLLSPTINHYGTLDPLLHQCSPTSPTALTPDCLLPFSQMCNSSTFPRLHFTSQTDQVDCSQGCMAGGGGVGQGSRAGTLSTSLSMGMGLGLGLTGAPMITSGSATISSAAAAKMNRLPSNLLDQLERHLPLQRDGFSTLQFHRGRMSKQRSESPGRIRHLMHSVQKLFAKSQSLENSAIKGSLNGRSAGGMAGTPGTGENGGRPTRRSKSKDRAKTEGPKTRSRPNALGLWSSDDALDTDTTKAGTIAVGYRNPLSMMTLGRAVSDSQAAPRHIPQGYNTISAHSLKTSKSSSDLKFLACPVTQVGSKEEEGRTRESKDDTLMKRGSWSTLTLSQARQVLQKGSATVNRTLLKSKSCHQDLAQQFLQVGGPVPLGDGAGTIGRGRAKGTEIPCRRMRSGSYVKAMGDLEDSEDSEGSPKPSPKSAARRQSYLKATQHSLSEQQPPPPPRKPRCYALMREDFLWSPLQSACSMQHLSSLPSLKELSTNRSLDNLDCLVSLLEAPPQRRNNDFSQCSGTLGRGLGTQVCGQGCGHSALYCEGESRAVGALDLPAPTCFRSRSHSYLRAIQAGCSQDEDTASVDSDSPPPTITGYSSSTTVSNKKAPPPVPPRNTSKPLISVTLQSSTESAQDTYLDQQDRGSEANSQSGRSNSSDSLCSIRTGTLAKGTQPSPAAVPAATSAPTASSVPPVPAPRDLPPTITVTTATSASIQSQNDTLSIGVSLEKAPTAPKRKLSSIGIQVDCLLPVAREEPLPLAATLKFQSVGVQVENGRPLSRDSSMASRQNTETEHQEPQDVAPTVNSTPNSTNSQTDNTTSPNGQDKAMEQQPLKQTSAPSRTPNSPPENLDPALDPSSLPPPDPSLETGNCSTHGDATQLGTPACLRDGNWFLKLLQAETGRMEGWCQQMEQETKDNKLSEEVLGTIRSAVGSAQLLISQKFEQFRGLCKENLNMNANPRPTAQDLAGFWDLLQLSIEDISMKFDELYQLKANNWQLPEKSEKKDENKHLPSSVPKKQSKPKLSVGKDRSVDSAGDKQRQEARKRLMAAKRAASVRQNSATESADSIEIYVPEAQTRL
- the dlgap4a gene encoding disks large-associated protein 4 isoform X5, encoding MKGLGANRSRHLSDSCEPAGCPQKPLCPLTSDTHGSFLLSPTINHYGTLDPLLHQCSPTSPTALTPDCLLPFSQMCNSSTFPRLHFTSQTDQVDCSQGCMAGGGGVGQGSRAGTLSTSLSMGMGLGLGLTGAPMITSGSATISSAAAAKMNRLPSNLLDQLERHLPLQRDGFSTLQFHRGRMSKQRSESPGRIRHLMHSVQKLFAKSQSLENSAIKGSLNGRSAGGMAGTPGTGENGGRPTRRSKSKDRAKTEGPKTRSRPNALGLWSSDDALDTDTTKAGTIAVGYRNPLSMMTLGRAVSDSQAAPRHIPQGYNTISAHSLKTSKSSSDLKFLACPVTQVGSKEEEGRTRESKDDTLMKRGSWSTLTLSQARQVLQKGSATVNRTLLKSKSCHQDLAQQFLQVPLGDGAGTIGRGRAKGTEIPCRRMRSGSYVKAMGDLEDSEDSEGSPKPSPKSAARRQSYLKATQHSLSEQQPPPPPRKPRCYALMREDFLWSPLQSACSMQHLSSLPSLKELSTNRSLDNLDCLVSLLEAPPQRRNNDFSQCSGTLGRGLGTQVCGQGCGHSALYCEGESRAVGALDLPAPTCFRSRSHSYLRAIQAGCSQDEDTASVDSDSPPPTITGYSSSTTVSNKKAPPPVPPRNTSKPLISVTLQSSTESAQDTYLDQQDRGSEANSQSGRSNSSDSLCSIRTGTLAKGTQPSPAAVPAATSAPTASSVPPVPAPRDLPPTITVTTATSASIQSQNDTLSIGVSLEKAPTAPKRKLSSIGIQVDCLLPVAREEPLPLAATLKFQSVGVQVENGRPLSRDSSMASRQNTETEHQEPQDVAPTVNSTPNSTNSQTDNTTSPNGQDKAMEQQPLKQTSAPSRTPNSPPENLDPALDPSSLPPPDPSLETGNCSTHGDATQLGTPACLRDGNWFLKLLQAETGRMEGWCQQMEQETKDNKLSEEVLGTIRSAVGSAQLLISQKFEQFRGLCKENLNMNANPRPTAQDLAGFWDLLQLSIEDISMKFDELYQLKANNWQLPEKSEKKDENKHLPSSVPKKQSKPKLSVGKDRSVDSAGDKQRQEARKRLMAAKRAASVRQNSATESADSIEIYVPEAQTRL